The stretch of DNA AGCGTTTCAGCCTCGAGCGCTTCTTCGCGACCATCACTGGTCTGCACGATGAGGCGTACGCCGCCAGGAACGCGCTCGACCCGCTGCGGGAGCACGCCGAGGCGGAACCGGATCCCTTCCGCAGCGAGCGCCTGCTGGAGTTGCTCGGCCAGCTTCAGTTCGATTTCTGGCAAGAGCCGAGCTCGCCGCTGTACGAGAGTGACGCGACTGCCGAGCCGCTGGAACGCTTGGCCGAGTTCCAGGGCCACGTACCCAGCACCGAGCACGAGCAGCGAGGTCGGTACGCGCTCCAGGTCGAGCGCGCTCGTGCTCGTCAAGAACGGCGTCTCGGCGAGGCCAGGCAGCGGCGGGAGAGCCGGACTGGCCCCGGTGGCGATCAGAAAGGCACGTGCGCGGATCAGGCGGTCGCCGACAGCGATTGTCTGCGGATCGACGAAACGGGCCGTACCGTGTAGGAGTTCCCAACCGTAGTAGTCGACGAGTTCCTCGTACTTTTCGCGCCGCAGTGCGGCGATCAGGTCCTGCTTCTGCGCGACATGGGCTGCCAGATCGACTGCCTCGAGTTGGCTGCGGATCCCGCGATAGCGGCGCGTCGCAGCCAGATGAGCGACTTCGGCGGCACGCAGCAAGAACTTGGAGGGGACGCACCCGATGTTGACGCAGGTTCCACCCAGCGTGCCACGTTCGATCATGATGACGCGGGCACCGAGCTGGTGGGCCTCGATCGCGGCAGCGAAGGCGGCTGAGCCACCGCCGATGATCACCAGGTCGGCATCAGCGTCGGGTGACTCATCGTCCAGCTGGACAGGCGCCAGGCGCCGCAGTTGCCCTGGCTCGTACCGATGCAGTTGTCCGCTAGCAGCACGAATGGCAGCGAAGACAGGTTGGGGGTCGAAAGTGGGCGGGGCAGCGAAGCGGACGCGACGGCGTCGCCAGTCCGCTCGCGGCTCGATACCGCCAGAGGCCTCGACAGCTGTCTCGACGTGCCGCTCACAATCCCGGCAGGTCATCCCTTCCACGTCGAGTTCGTACGTGACGAGGGCCGATTCGTGGTTCGCTGGTGTCATCGTCCTTCCTCCTTCGCGATGTCGGCACAGGGCGCGAACTCGCCGAGGCCAGCCTGCTCGGTCCGCAACGCAGCTCGAGCACGGCAGGTCGATCGGCTCATGAGGGAAAGCGACCAGTGGATAACGCGGAGTCCGGCAGCGCCAGCAAAAGCGACGAAGAGCGTCTGCTGGCGATGGACAAAGAGCCAGCCGAGCAAGGGGAGGCTCCACAAGATCGCAGGATCCTGTTCCCACGCCAAGAGGAGAACAGCGAGCACGAGGACCAGTGCAGCCAGTATGAGATCGAGGATGCGGGAGAAGGTGTCACGCGCCAGCAGGCTGGCGATAAGAAGAATGACCATGACAGCGGCGAGAAGGGGTGTCTCCAGACGTACCAAGAAGGTGAAGGCAGCAGTCCCACCGAGTGCGGAAAGCAGGAGAGCGAGCCATTGAATCACCAGCCAGTTACAGCAGGCCAGCGTGGTCAGCGCGAGTCCTGCTAGGGTGGCCAGCCCTTCCAGTCCGCGCGCGAGGGTCGACAGGCGGTCGCGCGGCGAGTCGAGCGACATGCGACATCTCCCATCCGAGCCCACGTCGCGTTACTGTTCGCAGCCAGGATATCGCATACGGAAAGACGAATGCAAGTTATCGCATTGCTGCGTATCTTGCGTTTTATAGAATCTGATCATTATGATGCATTATGGGTGGCGACCCGAGCGTGTGCCAGAGTGGGCTCGACCGTGAGCCGTCGGCGAGCGCGGTCACGCAGGTCGTGGGTTCATGCGAGTAACGCGCCGAGGCAGCAGAAGGAAGGTCGCGCCGTGGTGTGGCGCTGTTGGATAGCCCCTTGGTCGGCTCGGCAGCGGTTTACACTTCGTACCAGCCGATGCGGTGCGCTGGCAACGGCTTTCCTGGTGAGATGGCCTTTCGTGTGGCGTGTCGCTCGCCATGCAGACGTCGAGAGTGACGAAAGGAACACGTGGATGTACTGGTGCCGAGCCCATGTCCTGGTCTGCACCGCGAATCACTGTTCCCAGAAGGGGGCGCAACAGGTGGCGGCGCGCTTGCGCCTCGAGCTGAAGCGAGCCGGGCTGGACGCGGAGATCATGGTGAACACATGCGACTCGATCGATCTCTGCGACATCGGCCCGAATATCGTCGTCTATCCGCAGGGATGGATCTACCGGAACGTCCAGGTGGGCGATCTTCCTGAGGTGATCGAGTCCCTGCGGCATGGCCAGCATCCGGTGGAGCGACTCGTACTGCGGCCAGATTCCGAGGACGAACGAAGGCGACGCGCGTTGTACCACGCGGCAGTCGCTCAGGAACCGCTCGCCGTGACCGCCTTCGCCGC from Thermomicrobium roseum DSM 5159 encodes:
- a CDS encoding (2Fe-2S) ferredoxin domain-containing protein — its product is MYWCRAHVLVCTANHCSQKGAQQVAARLRLELKRAGLDAEIMVNTCDSIDLCDIGPNIVVYPQGWIYRNVQVGDLPEVIESLRHGQHPVERLVLRPDSEDERRRRALYHAAVAQEPLAVTAFAALAERYGFDEAWVAEQARRGFIARKPGDDGDRITVTSKARHRYGLPDAT
- the merA gene encoding mercury(II) reductase, with protein sequence MTPANHESALVTYELDVEGMTCRDCERHVETAVEASGGIEPRADWRRRRVRFAAPPTFDPQPVFAAIRAASGQLHRYEPGQLRRLAPVQLDDESPDADADLVIIGGGSAAFAAAIEAHQLGARVIMIERGTLGGTCVNIGCVPSKFLLRAAEVAHLAATRRYRGIRSQLEAVDLAAHVAQKQDLIAALRREKYEELVDYYGWELLHGTARFVDPQTIAVGDRLIRARAFLIATGASPALPPLPGLAETPFLTSTSALDLERVPTSLLVLGAGYVALELGQAFQRLGSRVTLVQRRARLLPEIELKLAEQLQQALAAEGIRFRLGVLPQRVERVPGGVRLIVQTSDGREEALEAETLLVATGRRPNVDDLDLAAAGVELDARGAPRLDPTLRTTNPRIYAAGDVTLGPQFVYVAAAQGRLAARNALLGEQQILRLDAVPAVIFTQPQLASVGLTRADAEARGHRVVTGFAPASVIARERVELQPFGGVFLVADAESGRILGVQALASAAGELIEAATLAVHAGLTLADLREHLAPYLTVGEGLRLAALAVEQDPARLSCCA